The Geobacillus genomosp. 3 genome segment GATCCGCAAGTGCATTGAGCTTGGCACTGATGAAGGATATATGATTTCCGACCGTGCGTTCGCCGGGGCGGATACGCTGGCGACGAGCTATGCGCTGGCGAAAGCGTTGGAAAAGATGGCAAGAAAGCAACCGATTGACTTGGTTATTTGCGGAAAAATGACCATTGACGGTGATACAGGCCAAGTTGGGCCAGGCATCGCCCGCCGTTTAAATATTCCCCCGCTTACAGGCGTCAACAAAGTGGTGGAAATCAACAAAGAAAAAGGGTACGCGATCGTCCACCGCAAGCTTGAAGATGGCTATGAAGTCGTGAAGTCGACATTGCCGTGTTTATTCACCGTCGAGAAAGAAATTAACGATATCTCCTTTGCCCCTTTGCCGAACATGATCAAAGCCGCACGATATCAACCGACGATTTGGACGGCCGATGATTTGGAAAACGTTGACCGCAAACAGTTAGGATTAAAAGGTTCCCCGACGATTGTTTCAAAAATATGGACACCGCCGAAACCGAAAGGCGGCGAGATGCTTGAAGGAACGGCGGAAGAAAAAGTGGAACAGCTGCTTTCCATCATGCTGGCGAAAAAAGAGCTGTTCCCATCGTAAAGGCGCCTTAGGGAAAAACAAGGTAGGGTCTATTCATAGTTTCTGTTCATAGGGAGGGGATATGGCCATGAACGTAAGCGATTATCAAGGGATATGGGTTTACATTGAGGTGAAAGACGGAACGGTGGCTCCGGTTTCCTTGGAGCTGCTTGGGGCTGGGCGGGCGCTCGCTGATAAGCGCGGCACCGAGCTTGGCGGAGTGTTAATTGGAAGCGGTGTCAAATCGCTCGCGCCGACGTTGTTTGCCTATGGGGCGGATGTCGTTTATGTATACGACGACCCGATTTTTGCCCATTACCGGACCGAGCCGTATATGCGCGCTTTGCTTGACTGTTGTCAAAAGTATAAACCGGAAGTGCTGTTGTATGGGGCGACGCCGACAGGGAAAGACTTGGCGAGCGCCATTGCCACTGATTTGCCGACCGGACTGACGGCCGATACGACCATTTTGGATATTGAAGAGGATACCGGGTTGTTGCTGGCGAGCCGGCCGGCGTTTGGCGGCAATATTATGGCGACGATTTTGTGCAAAAAGTACCGTCCGCAAATGGCGACGGTTCGGCCGAAAGTCATGAAGGCGCTTCGTCCCGATCCGGAGCGGACTGGCCGAATCGTTGAAGAGCAGATCGAGCTGCATGAGGAAGAAATGCGGACGAAAGTGCTTGAAGTCGTTCGGGAAACGGTGAAAAAAGCGCGTATCGATGAAGCGGAAATCATCGTAGCCGGCGGCAAAGGAATGGGCAGCAAAGAAGGATTCCAGCTCATCCATGAGCTGGCGAATGTCCTCGGCGCTGCGGTCGGCGCGAGCCGCGATGCCGTCGAAGCCGGATGGATCAGCCATGATCACCAAGTCGGGCAAACCGGGGTGACGGTGACGCCGAAAATTTATTTCGCCATCGGCATTTCCGGTGCGATTCAACATATCGTCGGCATGCAAAATTCCGAGCTGATCATCGCCATTAATAAAGACCCGAACGCGCCGATTTTCCAGTCGTGCCATTACGGCATTGTCGGCGATGCGTTGGAGATTGTGCCGCTGCTAATCGAACGGCTGAAAGAAGAGATGCCAAAACGAAGAGCATCCGTTGATGTGAAGGAGGGGGTCCGCCATGCCTGAAAAGTTTGATTGTATTGTCGTTGGAGCGGGGCCGGCCGGAACGGCGTGCGCCTATGAACTCGCCAAAGCCGGGGTGAATGTGCTGCTCTTAGAGCGCGGGGAATACCCCGGGGCGAAAAACGTGATGGGCGGTGTACTGTACCGAAAAATGATGGAAGACATCATTCCGGAGTTTTATAAAGAGGCCCCCCTCGAGCGGCCGATCGTTGAGCAGCGGTTTATGTTGATGGATAAAGAGTCGGCGGTGACGTTCAGTTATAAAGGATTGGAATGGGGGCGCGAGCCGTATAACAACTTCACCGTGTTGCGGGCGAAATTTGACCAATGGTTTGCCGAGAAGGCGGTCGAGCAAGGGGCGTTGCTCGTTTGTGAAACGGTGGCGCTGGAGTGCATCGTGGAAAACGGCCGTGTCATCGGCGTCCGCACCGACCGGCCGGATGGCGAGGTGTATGCCGATGTCGTCGTGTTGGCGGACGGCGTGAACTCGTTGTTGGCGAAACAGCTCGGGTTTCACCGCGAATGGCGGCCCGATGAAGTCGCGCTCGCAGTGATGGAAATTGTCAAGCTCGATAAAAAAGTGATCGAAGAACGGTTTAACCTTGAGCCGGAGCAAGGATGCACGATCGAGCTGCTCGGCGATGCGACAAAAGGCATATTAGGAACGGGATTTTTATACACCAATAAAGACACCTTAAGCATCGGCGTCGGCACGCTCCTTTCCGGGCTGATCAAACATAAAATCAAACCGTATGAGCTGCTTGAGTATGTCAAAAACCATCCGATGATCCGCCCGTATCTCCAAGGAAGCGAACCGGTCGAGTATTTGGCGCATTTGATCCCGGAAGGCGGCTACCATTCGATGCCGAAAGTCGTCGGTGACGGCGTGCTTGTCGTTGGGGACGCCGCCCAGTTGGTCAATGCCATTCACCGTGAAGGATCGAATATGGCCATGACATCCGGGCGCCTGGCCGCGGAAACGATCATTATGGCGAAAACATACAACGATTTTTCCGAAAGCATGCTTGACCACTATCGGTTGAAGCTGATGGAAAGCTTTATCGTCCAAGATTTGAAAAAGTATAAAGACGCGACCCACCATTTTGATTCGTTCCCGCAATATTTTGAGCGGTACATTCCGCTGCTCAACCGGGCGGCGAGCCAACTGTTTACGGTCGATGGCTCTTCAAAGTGGGAGAAGCAGAAAACCATTTGGCGTGATCTTGGCTCGGTGAAAGAGAAGCTGAAACTGGCGCGGGATGTGATGAAGGTTTGGGAGGTGATGAAGTAATGGGGAATATGCCAACGATTGAGGAAAAGCAGTATTTAGTCCGCTTTAATGCCGATACGAGGTCGCATCTTCACGTCCTTGACCACGATATTTGCCTGACGAAATGCCCGGACAAAATTTGCACGATTTTCTGCCCAGCGGCCGTGTATAAATGGGAGGGAACGCGGATGCATGTCGGATATGAAGGGTGTCATGAATGCGGCAGCTGCCGCATCGGCTGTCCGTACGGAAATATTCGCTGGGAGTATCCGAGGGGCGGTCACGGGATCGTCTTTCGGTTAGGGTGATCGTTATGTTCCACATCGGGGATTGCGTCGTCTTCGCCTGCGATGGGGCCAGAGGAATCGTGCTGGAAGTCAATGACCATTCGTGCCATGTGCTATGGGAAGACCGCTTCGTCAGTTGGGAGAAAAAAGAGCTGTTAACCATCGATGAAGAGTTGACGAAAAGGCAAACGATCCGCGTTTCTTCAAATGTGAACCACCCTTTGTAAGGGTGGTTTTTTGTCTATAGCGTGGATGGCGGCCGCTGTTTTTGTCCATATAAACGGCGGCCAAGGAGCGTTAGCGGTCAATCTTTTCACCAAACTGTGGTAAGCTAGTGGAGAGGGGACGGACACTGTATGTTCCCTTCCCTCTGCAATTCTGTTTCCGGTAGGAGGAATGGGCCATGGATTAGATGCACAAAGGCTTTCCTGAAGGCTTTTTATGGGGAGGGGCGACGGCGGCCAACCAGATCGAAGGAGGATTTGGCGAAGGCAACAAAGGGGTAAACATTGCCGATGTGCTTCCGGGAGGAAAGATGCGGCCACAACTGCTTAAGGAAAAAGGGGTGCAGTTGGTCATTAATAAAGAGAAGTATACATACCCGAACTACGAAGCGATCGATTTTTACCGGTATTAAAACGTCATCGCAACGAATGGGGAACAATTGTAATGGAGACGGTGCATCGTTCCGTGGAACATGCAACGGAACGGGTGGTAAAGGAATAAACGAGTGCGCTATCGGTGAAATCAACCATCAATCCGATTTAGAGGAGGGACAAACAATGAACATAGTTGCCCTTGTCGGCAGCTTGCGGAAAGAATCGTATAACCGGAAACTGGCAGAGTGGATCAAGGGGCGGTACAAAGACAAATTCCAATTGGACATTGCCGATATCGGCGCTTTGCCACATTACAATCAAGATGATGAACTCAACCCGCCGGCTGTTGTAGCGGCGTTCAAGCGGCAAGTGGCGGAGGCGGACGGTATATTGATCGTAACACCGGAGTACAACTGGTCTGTTCCCGGCGTGCTGAAAAATGCGCTGGACTGGCTGTCGCGTGTGGACAAAGTGTTGGTCAATAAACCTGTGATGATCGCCGGGGTGTCAACAGGGATGATGGGAACGATCCGGGCCCAGCTTCATTTGCGTCAGATCTTGCAAAGCCCGGGGCTGGCGGCGAAAGTGTTGCCGCCGGCCGGGAACGAAGTGCTGGTGAATGTCGCCAGCCAAAAATTCGATGAAGCGGGCAATCTCGTTGATGCCGCGACGGTGGAATTTTTGGATCAAGTGATCGGGCGGTTTATCGAATGGGTCGGGCGCTGATGCGGCAGGCTGCTCGTGCAGAACAGGAGGGTGTCTCAAAAACAACGAGACACCTTTTTTTACTGCGATCGATAAACATTAACCCGATTTGTACTTCCACACCTTATATGTGACTGAAGGGCAGACGGCTTTTTTTTTGCCAGTTTCTTGTTTTGTGAAATCTGCCTGTTATTCACACCGTCCGCTTCTAGCCCGAGCCGCGCCTGCCGAATGCATGATACTGCCTGAAAAATGGACGACTGTACAGGCAAGGCTATTTCGCCACACATACAATACAACAGGGAATAGGAAAAAAGGAGTGGGTCATTTTGGTGATTGTAGCTGCGACAAATGACCATTATGCACAACCTTTGGCCGTGATGCTCACATCGCTATTAACGCATAAAAAACCGGACTACCCGATCCATATTTATATTCTTTACGGAGACCTTTCTGCGATTAGCATGAGAAAGCTAGAAAGGACAGCCGGAAAGTTCCAAGCGCCCGTGACCTTTCTGAAGGTGGATGTTGGGCTGTTTAAAGACGTTGCGCCAGGGTCGGGAGGGCAAAAGTACATTAGCAAAGAGGCGTACTATCGGATTACGATCCCGGACTTGTTAAGCGAAGAGATCGACAAGGCGCTGTACTTGGACTGCGACATGATGGTGAAAACCGATATCTCGGAATTGTGGGAAACGAATATTGATGGGTACGATCTAGCCGCAGTAGACGAATCGCGGGTCGTCACCAAACGGGATCGGGAAATTCGCATGGCCCGTCT includes the following:
- a CDS encoding electron transfer flavoprotein subunit beta/FixA family protein, translating into MLHIVACIKQVPDTKVAKINPKTNTIDRASAPAILNPYDAHAVEEAVRLKKKYGGVVSVLTMGPPQAVKAIRKCIELGTDEGYMISDRAFAGADTLATSYALAKALEKMARKQPIDLVICGKMTIDGDTGQVGPGIARRLNIPPLTGVNKVVEINKEKGYAIVHRKLEDGYEVVKSTLPCLFTVEKEINDISFAPLPNMIKAARYQPTIWTADDLENVDRKQLGLKGSPTIVSKIWTPPKPKGGEMLEGTAEEKVEQLLSIMLAKKELFPS
- a CDS encoding electron transfer flavoprotein subunit alpha/FixB family protein, producing the protein MNVSDYQGIWVYIEVKDGTVAPVSLELLGAGRALADKRGTELGGVLIGSGVKSLAPTLFAYGADVVYVYDDPIFAHYRTEPYMRALLDCCQKYKPEVLLYGATPTGKDLASAIATDLPTGLTADTTILDIEEDTGLLLASRPAFGGNIMATILCKKYRPQMATVRPKVMKALRPDPERTGRIVEEQIELHEEEMRTKVLEVVRETVKKARIDEAEIIVAGGKGMGSKEGFQLIHELANVLGAAVGASRDAVEAGWISHDHQVGQTGVTVTPKIYFAIGISGAIQHIVGMQNSELIIAINKDPNAPIFQSCHYGIVGDALEIVPLLIERLKEEMPKRRASVDVKEGVRHA
- a CDS encoding FAD-dependent oxidoreductase: MPEKFDCIVVGAGPAGTACAYELAKAGVNVLLLERGEYPGAKNVMGGVLYRKMMEDIIPEFYKEAPLERPIVEQRFMLMDKESAVTFSYKGLEWGREPYNNFTVLRAKFDQWFAEKAVEQGALLVCETVALECIVENGRVIGVRTDRPDGEVYADVVVLADGVNSLLAKQLGFHREWRPDEVALAVMEIVKLDKKVIEERFNLEPEQGCTIELLGDATKGILGTGFLYTNKDTLSIGVGTLLSGLIKHKIKPYELLEYVKNHPMIRPYLQGSEPVEYLAHLIPEGGYHSMPKVVGDGVLVVGDAAQLVNAIHREGSNMAMTSGRLAAETIIMAKTYNDFSESMLDHYRLKLMESFIVQDLKKYKDATHHFDSFPQYFERYIPLLNRAASQLFTVDGSSKWEKQKTIWRDLGSVKEKLKLARDVMKVWEVMK
- a CDS encoding ferredoxin family protein — protein: MGNMPTIEEKQYLVRFNADTRSHLHVLDHDICLTKCPDKICTIFCPAAVYKWEGTRMHVGYEGCHECGSCRIGCPYGNIRWEYPRGGHGIVFRLG
- a CDS encoding NADPH-dependent FMN reductase; translation: MNIVALVGSLRKESYNRKLAEWIKGRYKDKFQLDIADIGALPHYNQDDELNPPAVVAAFKRQVAEADGILIVTPEYNWSVPGVLKNALDWLSRVDKVLVNKPVMIAGVSTGMMGTIRAQLHLRQILQSPGLAAKVLPPAGNEVLVNVASQKFDEAGNLVDAATVEFLDQVIGRFIEWVGR
- a CDS encoding glycosyltransferase family 8 protein produces the protein MIVAATNDHYAQPLAVMLTSLLTHKKPDYPIHIYILYGDLSAISMRKLERTAGKFQAPVTFLKVDVGLFKDVAPGSGGQKYISKEAYYRITIPDLLSEEIDKALYLDCDMMVKTDISELWETNIDGYDLAAVDESRVVTKRDREIRMARLSLPPDAHYFNSGLLLINLKRWREKNISAELIQFIKSNPDKLALMDQDALNAVLYNRWLRLDDKWNFTAAHCRKFSPKKAAILHFTGPEKPWNSKSPFTKEYLKYLKKSLWEKPLPSA